A single window of Streptomyces aquilus DNA harbors:
- the aroH gene encoding chorismate mutase — MAVRAVRGAVQLERDEAGHMDEQVGALLTAVLERNDLTADDLISVWFTATPDLHSDFPAAAARKLGAGFADVPLICAQELDIEGAMPRVVRILAHIESDRPRAEINHVYLGAAAALRKDIAQ; from the coding sequence GTGGCGGTACGAGCGGTCCGGGGCGCCGTCCAGCTCGAACGGGACGAGGCCGGTCACATGGACGAGCAGGTCGGAGCCCTCCTCACCGCCGTCCTGGAGCGGAACGACCTCACTGCCGACGATCTGATCAGCGTCTGGTTCACGGCCACGCCGGACCTGCACAGCGACTTCCCGGCCGCCGCGGCCCGCAAGCTCGGCGCCGGATTCGCCGACGTACCGCTGATCTGCGCCCAGGAACTCGACATCGAGGGCGCCATGCCCCGCGTCGTACGGATCCTCGCGCACATAGAGTCCGACCGGCCCCGCGCCGAGATCAACCACGTCTACCTCGGTGCCGCCGCCGCTCTGCGCAAGGACATCGCCCAGTGA
- the der gene encoding ribosome biogenesis GTPase Der: MNDHIHSDGSGEQHDHGALGDAEYAEFMELAAEEGFDPEDVEGAIEAAGHGPLPVLAVVGRPNVGKSTLVNRIIGRREAVVEDKPGVTRDRVTYEAEWSGRRFKVVDTGGWEQDVLGIDASVAAQAEYAIEAADAVVFVVDAKVGATDTDEAVVRLLRKAGKPVVLAANKVDGQSGESDAAYLWSLGLGEPHPISALHGRGTGDMLDAVLEALPEAPEQTFGTAVGGPRRIALIGRPNVGKSSLLNKVANEERVVVNELAGTTRDPVDELIELGGVTWKFVDTAGIRKRVHLQQGADYYASLRTAAAVEKAEVAVILIDASENISVQDQRIVTMAVDAGRAIVLAYNKWDTLDEERRYYLEREIETELGQVAWAPRVNVSARTGRHMEKLVPAIETALAGWETRVPTGRLNAFLGELVAAHPHPIRGGKQPRILFGTQAGTKPPRFVLFASGFIEAGYRRFIERRLREEFGFEGTPIHISVRVREKRGAKKK; this comes from the coding sequence ATGAACGACCACATCCACTCCGACGGCTCGGGCGAGCAGCACGACCACGGAGCGCTTGGCGACGCCGAGTACGCGGAGTTCATGGAGCTCGCCGCGGAAGAGGGCTTCGATCCCGAGGACGTCGAGGGCGCGATCGAGGCGGCCGGTCACGGACCGCTGCCCGTCCTCGCCGTCGTCGGCCGCCCGAACGTCGGCAAGTCGACCCTGGTGAACCGCATCATCGGCCGCCGCGAGGCCGTCGTCGAGGACAAGCCCGGCGTCACCCGCGACCGCGTCACCTACGAGGCCGAGTGGTCGGGCCGCCGCTTCAAGGTCGTCGACACCGGCGGCTGGGAGCAGGACGTCCTCGGCATCGACGCCTCCGTCGCCGCCCAGGCCGAGTACGCGATCGAGGCGGCCGACGCCGTCGTCTTCGTCGTCGACGCCAAGGTGGGCGCGACCGACACCGACGAGGCGGTCGTACGACTGCTGCGCAAGGCCGGCAAGCCCGTGGTGCTCGCCGCCAACAAGGTCGACGGGCAGAGCGGCGAGTCCGACGCGGCCTACCTGTGGTCCCTCGGCCTCGGCGAGCCGCACCCCATCTCCGCGCTGCACGGCCGCGGGACCGGCGACATGCTGGACGCCGTCCTGGAGGCCCTGCCGGAGGCCCCCGAACAGACCTTCGGCACCGCGGTCGGCGGCCCGCGCCGCATCGCCCTCATCGGCCGCCCGAACGTCGGCAAGTCCTCGCTGCTGAACAAGGTGGCCAACGAGGAGCGCGTCGTCGTCAACGAACTCGCGGGCACCACCCGGGACCCGGTCGACGAGCTGATCGAACTCGGCGGCGTCACCTGGAAGTTCGTCGACACCGCCGGCATCCGCAAGCGGGTCCACCTCCAGCAGGGGGCCGACTACTACGCCTCGCTGCGCACCGCGGCCGCCGTCGAGAAGGCCGAGGTGGCGGTCATCCTGATCGACGCCTCCGAGAACATCTCCGTCCAGGACCAGCGCATCGTCACCATGGCGGTCGACGCGGGCCGCGCGATCGTCCTCGCCTACAACAAGTGGGACACCCTCGACGAGGAGCGCCGCTACTACCTGGAGCGGGAGATCGAGACCGAGCTCGGCCAGGTCGCCTGGGCACCCCGGGTCAATGTCTCGGCGCGCACCGGCCGGCACATGGAGAAGCTGGTCCCGGCGATCGAGACGGCACTGGCGGGCTGGGAGACGCGCGTCCCGACCGGTCGGCTGAACGCCTTCCTCGGTGAGCTGGTCGCCGCCCACCCGCACCCGATCCGCGGCGGCAAGCAGCCCCGCATCCTCTTCGGCACCCAGGCCGGCACCAAGCCGCCGCGGTTCGTGCTCTTCGCCTCCGGCTTCATCGAGGCCGGCTACCGCCGCTTCATCGAGCGCCGCCTGCGCGAGGAGTTCGGCTTCGAGGGCACCCCGATCCATATCTCGGTGCGGGTGCGCGAGAAGCGCGGCGCCAAGAAGAAGTAG
- a CDS encoding Rieske (2Fe-2S) protein: MTMQGPTRRSVLLATGAAAFTVGCSEYGDENGSGSDTVEASPGTELARTGDIPVGGGTIFKDEKVVVTQPEKGEFKAFTNICTHQQCPVASVSGGTINCNCHGSKFSIKDGSVAHPPATQPLAEKKITVEGDSIRLA; the protein is encoded by the coding sequence ATGACGATGCAAGGCCCGACGCGGCGTTCGGTGCTCCTCGCGACGGGCGCGGCGGCGTTCACCGTGGGGTGCAGCGAGTACGGCGACGAGAACGGCTCGGGCTCCGACACCGTGGAGGCCTCCCCCGGTACGGAGTTGGCGCGGACGGGCGACATCCCGGTCGGCGGCGGCACGATCTTCAAGGACGAGAAGGTCGTCGTCACCCAGCCGGAGAAGGGCGAGTTCAAGGCCTTCACCAACATCTGCACGCACCAGCAGTGCCCGGTGGCGAGCGTCTCGGGCGGCACCATCAACTGCAACTGCCACGGCAGCAAGTTCAGCATCAAGGACGGCTCGGTGGCCCACCCGCCGGCGACCCAGCCGCTGGCCGAGAAGAAGATCACGGTCGAGGGCGACTCGATCCGGCTCGCCTAG
- a CDS encoding transglycosylase family protein, translating into MSECSDIAHDNARRTPARTTARTTAVLAGAALLAPLGLLAATGNAAAADDGVWDRIARCESGGNWHINTGNGYYGGLQFSAGTWRAYGGTAYAATADRATRAQQIAIATKVQRAQGWGAWPTCSARAGAHGSAPSVSAGAPASGTSSKPSKKPARTQSHTGRGASRGDYTVRAGDTLSTIAARHGTTWQRIYAANKAVIGGDPDLIVPGQRLAL; encoded by the coding sequence ATGTCCGAATGTTCCGATATCGCTCACGACAACGCTCGTAGAACTCCGGCCCGTACGACAGCCCGTACGACGGCGGTTCTCGCCGGGGCGGCCCTGCTCGCCCCGCTCGGACTGCTCGCCGCGACCGGCAACGCCGCAGCGGCGGACGACGGAGTGTGGGACCGCATCGCCCGGTGCGAGAGCGGCGGCAACTGGCACATCAACACCGGCAACGGCTACTACGGCGGGCTCCAGTTCTCCGCCGGCACCTGGCGCGCGTACGGCGGCACCGCCTACGCGGCGACGGCCGACCGGGCCACCAGGGCCCAGCAGATCGCGATCGCCACCAAGGTCCAGCGCGCCCAGGGTTGGGGGGCCTGGCCGACCTGTTCCGCCCGGGCCGGGGCGCACGGCAGCGCACCCTCGGTGTCCGCCGGCGCTCCGGCCTCCGGCACCTCGTCCAAGCCGTCGAAGAAGCCGGCCCGTACCCAGAGCCACACCGGCCGCGGCGCCTCCCGCGGCGACTACACCGTCCGCGCGGGCGACACGCTGAGCACGATCGCCGCCCGCCACGGGACCACCTGGCAGCGGATCTACGCCGCCAACAAGGCCGTCATCGGCGGTGATCCCGACCTGATCGTGCCCGGGCAGCGACTCGCGCTCTGA
- a CDS encoding YidB family protein: MAGNDLGGLLGTLLGSGSSSGGGNILGALLSALGKQGGNGGNPLGGLLDTLAKSGLAEQKESWLGSGENQSVTGTQIQQALPDDTLQQVAKEAGVSPDQAADALAQELPQAVDRLTPNGEVPASLEELIKQQSP; encoded by the coding sequence ATGGCGGGAAACGATCTCGGCGGCCTGCTGGGCACTCTGCTCGGCTCGGGCAGCAGCTCCGGCGGGGGCAACATCCTGGGCGCGCTGCTCTCCGCCCTCGGCAAGCAGGGCGGCAACGGCGGCAACCCGCTGGGCGGGCTGCTCGACACCCTCGCCAAGTCCGGTCTCGCCGAGCAGAAGGAGTCCTGGCTCGGCAGCGGCGAGAACCAGTCGGTGACCGGCACCCAGATCCAGCAGGCGCTGCCCGACGACACCCTCCAGCAGGTCGCCAAGGAGGCCGGCGTCTCCCCGGACCAGGCCGCCGACGCGCTCGCCCAGGAACTGCCGCAGGCCGTCGACCGGCTGACCCCGAACGGCGAGGTGCCCGCGTCCCTGGAGGAGCTCATCAAGCAACAGTCCCCGTGA
- a CDS encoding DUF6529 family protein, with amino-acid sequence MTADPNAATQGFPSPPPDHHRPSAARYLVPALVAAAVAVALGVYGKVHDPAGTAFNLAGFSSTGAVKSWLATVAVFFALVQFTSALMMYGKLPGPGWSSTLHRWSGRAAFLVAVPVAVHCLYALGYQTYETRVFWHSLLGCFFFGAFSAKMLLLRSERLPNWLLPVVGGLVFAALTIIWLTSALWFFRTFGVTT; translated from the coding sequence ATGACCGCCGACCCGAACGCCGCCACGCAGGGCTTCCCGAGTCCGCCCCCCGACCACCACCGGCCGAGCGCGGCCCGCTATCTGGTCCCGGCCCTGGTCGCCGCCGCGGTGGCGGTCGCCCTCGGCGTGTACGGCAAGGTCCACGACCCGGCGGGCACCGCCTTCAACCTCGCCGGCTTCAGCAGCACGGGTGCGGTGAAGTCCTGGCTGGCGACGGTCGCGGTCTTCTTCGCGCTGGTCCAGTTCACCTCGGCGCTGATGATGTACGGCAAGCTTCCGGGCCCCGGCTGGTCCTCGACGCTGCACCGCTGGTCGGGCCGCGCGGCCTTCCTGGTGGCGGTGCCGGTGGCGGTGCACTGCCTGTACGCGCTCGGCTATCAGACGTACGAAACGCGCGTTTTCTGGCACTCCCTCCTGGGTTGCTTCTTCTTCGGGGCCTTCAGTGCCAAGATGCTCCTGCTCCGCTCGGAGCGCCTTCCCAACTGGCTGCTGCCGGTCGTCGGCGGGCTCGTCTTCGCCGCGCTCACGATCATCTGGCTGACCTCCGCCCTCTGGTTCTTCCGCACTTTCGGAGTGACGACATGA
- the cmk gene encoding (d)CMP kinase has product MENGAAQPVIVAIDGPSGTGKSSTSKAVAAQLGLSYLDTGAQYRAITWWMVTNGIDIEDPSAIAAVAGKPEIVSGTDPADPTITVDGTDVAGPIRTQEVTSQVSAVSAVPEVRARITELQRSIAAGAERGIVVEGRDIGTTVLPDADLKIFLTASPEARAARRSGELKGADVNATREALVKRDAADSSRKTSPLAKADDAVEVDTTELTLPQVIECVVTLVEEKRAGK; this is encoded by the coding sequence GTGGAAAACGGCGCCGCCCAGCCCGTGATCGTCGCCATCGACGGTCCCTCCGGCACCGGCAAGTCGAGCACGTCGAAGGCCGTCGCCGCGCAGCTCGGTCTGAGCTACCTGGACACCGGCGCCCAGTACCGGGCGATCACGTGGTGGATGGTGACCAACGGGATCGACATCGAGGACCCGTCCGCGATCGCCGCCGTGGCGGGCAAGCCCGAGATCGTCTCCGGCACCGACCCGGCCGACCCGACGATCACCGTCGACGGCACGGACGTCGCCGGACCGATCCGCACCCAGGAGGTCACCTCCCAGGTCAGCGCGGTCAGCGCGGTGCCGGAGGTGCGGGCCCGGATCACCGAGCTCCAGCGGTCGATCGCGGCCGGCGCGGAGCGGGGCATCGTGGTCGAGGGCCGGGACATCGGCACCACCGTGCTGCCCGACGCCGACCTCAAGATCTTCCTCACCGCCTCGCCGGAGGCGCGCGCCGCCCGCCGCAGCGGTGAACTCAAGGGCGCCGACGTCAACGCCACCCGCGAGGCCCTGGTCAAGCGGGACGCGGCGGACTCCAGCCGGAAGACCTCGCCGCTCGCCAAGGCGGACGACGCGGTCGAGGTGGACACCACCGAGCTCACGCTGCCGCAGGTCATCGAGTGCGTCGTCACCCTCGTCGAGGAGAAGCGGGCCGGGAAGTGA
- a CDS encoding lysophospholipid acyltransferase family protein: MYGLWKPRVLGAWKVPASGPVIFAVNHSHNIDGPMVMGVAPRPTHFLIKKEAFVGPLDPFLLGIGQVKVDRSGTDRTAITQALDVLSAGGVLGIFPEGTRGEGDFAALRAGLAYFAVRSGAPIVPVAVLGSSDKRGRLIKALPPLRSRVDVVFGDPFEAGDGSGRRTRKALDEATERIQKQLTAHLENARRSTGR, encoded by the coding sequence ATGTACGGGCTGTGGAAGCCGCGCGTGCTGGGCGCCTGGAAGGTGCCCGCGTCCGGCCCGGTGATCTTCGCCGTCAACCACTCGCACAACATCGACGGCCCCATGGTCATGGGCGTCGCGCCCCGGCCGACCCACTTCCTGATCAAGAAGGAAGCGTTCGTCGGCCCGCTGGACCCGTTCCTGCTCGGCATCGGCCAGGTCAAGGTCGACCGCTCGGGCACCGACCGCACGGCCATCACCCAGGCCCTGGACGTGCTGTCCGCCGGGGGAGTCCTCGGCATCTTCCCGGAGGGCACCCGCGGCGAGGGTGACTTCGCTGCGCTGCGCGCCGGGCTCGCGTACTTCGCGGTCCGCAGCGGTGCGCCGATCGTCCCGGTCGCCGTGCTGGGAAGTTCCGACAAGCGGGGACGGTTGATAAAGGCGCTGCCTCCGCTGCGCAGCCGCGTCGACGTGGTCTTCGGTGACCCGTTCGAGGCGGGCGACGGCTCCGGGCGGCGCACCCGCAAGGCGCTCGACGAGGCGACCGAGCGCATCCAGAAGCAGCTCACCGCGCACCTGGAAAACGCCAGGCGGTCAACCGGCCGCTAG
- a CDS encoding ABC transporter permease subunit, whose protein sequence is MSSLTYDLTLAGLSVGSAAALTGIGLIVTYRATGVLNFAHGAIAMVCAYVLRQCVVEWGWPLWAGAAVTLLLLAPGLGVVLERFVFRPLSVLGGDPAQTLVASIGVFVLLVGGAALLWGQGARDDAPVLVSSDPWGQLAVVLVLAAGVGSVIRWTRFGRELRAVVDDRRLAVLGGIDADRVAAAGWAFGAFTAGLTGVLLAPYVRLDPYGLPLLVMEVVAVAVAARMRSLPVAVLVALAIGVGQSQLTRLHPSGWAEQVLQSLGANLFVVALLLAALVLPRIGTRDALPRTATARVPTPPGAWIVAVVLFLLPLGFAGSDLHTSVQVPALGVVLLSLVVVTGRGGQISLGQAAYAGLGALFTALLAAGRFPGLPRLPELAALALAVLLVAPLGLLTGWPAITRRGLALALATFAVGVGVSRFVFAQPYATAGLTLGRPAGFEGDRAYYVLELVLLTAALWATRLLRTGRTGRALAAMRDHEAGASAAGVRVPRLKLLAFVAGAALAALGGGLLGMGVRAFDPGAFDPVRGLLWFAAVTVLGADSTLGALTAAALLVGLDAGARGGVAAALIGVLAVLVGRFPGGPYEALRTGAGRLRLRLRRGVRLTAVGMEVRGRVRATARTRRWAATAAPSQAPTAPAPAPAPADKATPTDRAATADGAQPPPGPPAPDHETRTGGPGGKHHAAAGRVLTTHGLQARYDTFTALDGIDLTLPPGRITAVIGPNGAGKTTLFNCLAGTHHPTHGQIRYAGRDITHLPAHARTRLGITRTFQQLAVFPTLTVTENVLVGAEQTHTPDPSTATHHALRLLALDGPLGTLPAADLPTGTLRRVELARALAGGPRVLLLDEPAAGLDTPEVAALARVLKALAADGTALLVVEHDLDLVADLADVVHVMAAGRIIASGPPEHVLDTLAAQEPSA, encoded by the coding sequence ATGTCGTCCCTCACCTACGACCTCACGCTCGCCGGCCTCTCGGTGGGCAGCGCCGCCGCGCTGACCGGGATCGGTCTGATCGTGACGTACCGCGCGACGGGCGTCCTCAACTTCGCGCACGGGGCGATCGCGATGGTGTGCGCGTACGTGCTGCGGCAGTGCGTGGTGGAGTGGGGCTGGCCGCTGTGGGCGGGGGCGGCGGTGACGCTGTTGCTGCTGGCGCCGGGGCTGGGGGTGGTCCTGGAACGTTTCGTCTTCCGCCCCTTGTCGGTACTGGGCGGTGACCCCGCCCAGACCCTGGTCGCTTCCATCGGGGTGTTCGTGCTGCTGGTGGGCGGGGCGGCGCTGCTGTGGGGCCAGGGCGCGCGGGACGACGCGCCGGTGCTGGTGTCGTCGGACCCGTGGGGCCAGTTGGCGGTCGTACTGGTGCTGGCGGCGGGTGTGGGCTCAGTCATCCGCTGGACGCGCTTCGGACGTGAGCTGCGCGCGGTGGTGGACGACCGGCGGCTGGCCGTGCTGGGCGGGATCGACGCGGACCGGGTGGCGGCGGCGGGCTGGGCGTTCGGTGCGTTCACGGCGGGCCTGACGGGCGTGCTGCTGGCGCCGTACGTCCGCCTGGACCCGTACGGCCTGCCGCTGCTGGTCATGGAGGTCGTCGCGGTGGCGGTGGCGGCGCGGATGCGCAGCCTGCCGGTGGCGGTCCTGGTGGCCCTCGCCATCGGAGTGGGCCAGAGCCAACTGACGCGGCTGCACCCTTCCGGGTGGGCCGAACAGGTGCTCCAGTCGCTGGGCGCGAACCTCTTCGTGGTGGCCCTGTTGCTCGCTGCCCTGGTCCTCCCGCGCATCGGCACCCGGGACGCGCTGCCGCGCACGGCGACCGCGCGGGTGCCGACGCCGCCGGGCGCGTGGATCGTGGCCGTGGTGCTGTTCCTCCTCCCCCTGGGCTTCGCGGGCTCGGACCTGCACACGTCGGTGCAGGTGCCGGCGCTGGGCGTGGTGCTGCTGTCGCTGGTCGTGGTCACCGGCCGAGGCGGCCAGATCTCGCTCGGCCAGGCGGCGTACGCGGGCCTGGGCGCCCTGTTCACGGCGCTGCTGGCGGCGGGCCGCTTCCCAGGGCTGCCGCGGCTCCCCGAACTCGCGGCACTGGCCCTGGCGGTGCTCCTGGTGGCCCCTCTGGGCCTCCTCACCGGCTGGCCGGCGATCACCCGCCGCGGCCTGGCGCTGGCGCTGGCGACGTTCGCGGTGGGCGTGGGGGTGAGCCGCTTCGTCTTCGCCCAGCCGTACGCCACGGCGGGCCTGACACTGGGCCGCCCGGCGGGCTTCGAGGGGGACCGCGCCTACTACGTCCTGGAGTTGGTTCTCCTCACGGCGGCCCTGTGGGCGACCCGCCTGCTCCGCACGGGCCGTACCGGCCGGGCGCTGGCGGCGATGCGGGACCACGAGGCGGGAGCGTCGGCGGCGGGCGTCCGGGTACCGCGCCTGAAACTCCTGGCGTTCGTGGCGGGCGCGGCGCTGGCGGCCCTGGGCGGCGGCTTGCTCGGCATGGGTGTACGCGCCTTCGACCCCGGCGCCTTCGACCCCGTCCGCGGCCTGCTCTGGTTCGCCGCGGTCACGGTCCTGGGCGCCGACAGCACACTGGGCGCGTTGACCGCGGCGGCGTTGCTGGTCGGTTTGGACGCGGGGGCGAGGGGCGGGGTGGCGGCGGCCCTGATCGGGGTGCTGGCGGTGTTGGTGGGCCGGTTCCCGGGAGGGCCGTACGAGGCGCTGAGGACGGGGGCGGGGCGGCTGCGGCTGCGGCTGCGGAGAGGGGTGCGGCTGACGGCGGTGGGGATGGAGGTACGGGGGCGCGTGCGGGCGACGGCACGGACACGACGGTGGGCAGCCACCGCGGCGCCCTCACAAGCACCAACCGCACCCGCACCCGCACCCGCACCCGCCGACAAGGCCACACCCACCGATAGAGCCGCAACCGCCGACGGCGCCCAACCCCCACCAGGGCCACCCGCACCCGACCACGAAACCCGCACGGGCGGTCCGGGTGGGAAACACCACGCGGCCGCAGGCCGCGTGCTCACCACCCACGGCCTCCAAGCCCGCTACGACACCTTCACCGCCCTCGACGGAATCGACCTCACCCTCCCTCCCGGCCGCATCACCGCCGTCATCGGCCCCAACGGCGCCGGCAAGACCACCCTGTTCAACTGCCTCGCCGGCACCCACCACCCCACCCACGGTCAGATCCGCTACGCCGGCCGGGACATCACCCACCTCCCCGCCCACGCCCGCACCCGCCTCGGCATCACCCGCACCTTCCAACAACTCGCCGTCTTCCCCACCCTCACCGTCACCGAGAACGTCCTCGTGGGCGCCGAACAGACCCACACCCCCGACCCGTCCACCGCCACCCACCACGCCCTGAGACTCCTCGCCCTGGACGGCCCCCTCGGCACCCTCCCCGCCGCGGACCTCCCGACCGGCACCCTCCGCCGCGTGGAACTCGCCAGAGCCCTCGCCGGCGGCCCCCGCGTCCTCCTCCTGGACGAGCCCGCCGCCGGCCTCGACACCCCCGAAGTGGCCGCACTGGCCCGTGTCCTGAAGGCCCTCGCCGCCGACGGCACCGCCCTGCTCGTCGTCGAGCACGACCTCGACCTCGTCGCCGACCTCGCGGACGTCGTCCACGTCATGGCCGCGGGCCGCATCATCGCCTCCGGCCCACCGGAACACGTCCTGGACACCCTCGCCGCCCAGGAGCCCTCCGCATGA
- a CDS encoding prephenate dehydrogenase: protein MRTALVIGTGLIGTSAALALVSRGVTVHLSDHDPEQARTAAALGAGTDEAPDGPVDLAIVAAPPAHVAGVLADAMRRGLARGYIDVASVKGGPRRELEALGLDLTSYIGTHPMSGREKSGPLAATGDLFEGRPWVLTPTRDTDTEVLNLALELVSHCRAVPVVMDADAHDRAVALVSHMPHLVSNMVAARLENAEESAVRLCGQGIRDVTRIAASEPRMWVDILSANPGPVADLLSDVAADLEETVQALRALQSSDAAKRDVGAVGIEDILRRGKAGQVRVPGKHGSAPRAYEVVAVLIDDQPGQLARIFADAGRAGVNIEDVRIEHATGQQAGLVQLMVEPQTAPVLTAALRERGWSIRQ, encoded by the coding sequence GTGAGGACCGCACTCGTCATCGGCACCGGACTCATCGGCACCTCCGCCGCGCTCGCGCTCGTCAGCCGGGGCGTCACCGTCCACCTCTCCGACCACGACCCCGAGCAGGCCCGTACCGCCGCCGCGCTCGGCGCCGGCACCGACGAGGCGCCCGACGGGCCCGTCGACCTCGCGATCGTCGCCGCCCCGCCCGCCCATGTGGCCGGCGTGCTCGCGGACGCCATGCGGCGCGGCCTCGCCCGCGGCTACATCGACGTGGCCAGCGTCAAGGGCGGTCCGCGCCGCGAGCTGGAGGCGCTGGGCCTGGACCTCACGTCGTACATCGGCACGCACCCCATGTCCGGCCGGGAGAAGTCCGGCCCGCTGGCCGCCACCGGCGACCTGTTCGAGGGCCGCCCCTGGGTGCTGACGCCGACCCGGGACACCGACACCGAGGTGCTGAACCTCGCCCTGGAGCTGGTCTCGCACTGCCGTGCCGTGCCGGTGGTCATGGACGCCGACGCCCACGACCGCGCGGTGGCGCTGGTCTCCCACATGCCGCACCTCGTCTCCAACATGGTCGCCGCACGCCTGGAGAACGCCGAGGAGTCCGCCGTACGGCTGTGCGGGCAGGGCATCCGTGACGTGACCCGGATCGCCGCCTCCGAGCCCCGGATGTGGGTCGACATCCTGTCCGCCAACCCGGGACCGGTCGCCGACCTGCTCTCCGACGTCGCCGCCGACCTGGAGGAGACGGTGCAGGCCCTGCGCGCGTTGCAGTCCTCCGACGCGGCCAAACGGGACGTGGGCGCCGTCGGCATCGAGGACATCCTGCGGCGCGGGAAGGCCGGCCAGGTGCGGGTACCCGGCAAGCACGGCTCGGCGCCCCGGGCGTACGAGGTCGTGGCCGTCCTCATCGACGACCAGCCCGGTCAGCTGGCCCGCATCTTCGCGGACGCGGGACGGGCCGGGGTCAACATCGAGGATGTACGCATCGAGCACGCGACCGGGCAGCAGGCGGGCCTGGTGCAGCTCATGGTGGAGCCGCAGACGGCGCCGGTGCTGACGGCGGCCCTCCGGGAGCGGGGCTGGTCCATCCGGCAGTGA
- a CDS encoding transglycosylase family protein — protein sequence MYRTPLQLLLAVCLLAGAAPALAYAAPPPPAPGPPPTTVPYDCARDGWPWSCVAECESSGRWHVNTGNGFYGGLQFWQPTWEEFGGLAYAPRADLATREQQIAVAQEVLAVQGWEAWPVCARRYGLQGRMHTVKPGDTLSALAREYGVQGGWRALYEANKDMIGRSPGRLNPGTLLVIPKGSGSAKGGDRAGAVFGAPLDPGSARPPLR from the coding sequence ATGTACCGCACGCCGCTCCAGCTGCTCCTCGCCGTCTGTCTGCTCGCCGGGGCGGCCCCGGCCCTCGCGTACGCCGCCCCGCCGCCCCCGGCCCCCGGCCCGCCCCCGACGACCGTGCCGTACGACTGCGCCCGCGACGGCTGGCCCTGGAGCTGTGTCGCCGAGTGCGAGAGCAGCGGCCGCTGGCATGTCAACACTGGCAACGGCTTCTACGGCGGACTCCAGTTCTGGCAGCCCACCTGGGAGGAGTTCGGCGGTCTGGCGTACGCCCCGCGCGCGGACCTCGCCACGCGGGAACAGCAGATCGCCGTCGCCCAGGAGGTGCTGGCCGTTCAGGGCTGGGAGGCCTGGCCCGTCTGTGCGCGCCGGTACGGGCTCCAGGGCCGGATGCACACGGTGAAGCCCGGCGACACCCTCTCCGCGCTCGCCCGCGAGTACGGCGTCCAGGGTGGGTGGCGGGCGCTGTACGAGGCCAACAAGGACATGATCGGGCGCTCTCCGGGCCGGCTGAACCCGGGGACGTTGCTGGTCATTCCGAAGGGTTCGGGGAGTGCGAAGGGCGGCGACCGGGCCGGGGCCGTGTTCGGGGCGCCGCTCGATCCGGGGTCCGCTCGGCCGCCTCTCCGCTGA
- a CDS encoding ATP-binding cassette domain-containing protein has product MTTLALRHARVRYGPLEALHGITLAAPAPGLTVLLGRNGSGRTTALRALAGTVPLSAGAVVWDGADITGVPAHERARRGLRLVPERQAVFGSLTVRENLELAAPALAPAFEAYPQLEALLQRRAGTLSGGEQRMLALARALLTRARVLLVDEPTQGMSPTAAARTYALLAGLDACVVVAEQRLPPALRDGTAAHAPVLAYELRRGAVVFSGEAAERTPDRAAPRTRPRPGRRPSHSPNPSE; this is encoded by the coding sequence ATGACCACCCTCGCCCTACGCCACGCGCGCGTGCGCTACGGCCCCCTGGAGGCCCTCCACGGCATCACCCTCGCCGCCCCCGCCCCCGGCCTGACCGTCCTCCTCGGCCGCAACGGTTCCGGTCGTACCACCGCCCTGCGCGCCCTCGCCGGCACCGTCCCCCTGTCGGCCGGTGCCGTCGTCTGGGACGGCGCCGACATCACCGGTGTCCCCGCGCACGAACGCGCCCGCCGCGGCCTCCGTCTGGTCCCCGAGCGCCAGGCGGTGTTCGGCTCCCTCACCGTCCGCGAGAACCTCGAACTGGCCGCGCCCGCCCTCGCCCCCGCCTTCGAGGCGTACCCCCAGCTGGAGGCCCTCCTCCAGCGCCGCGCCGGCACCCTCTCCGGCGGCGAGCAGCGCATGCTCGCCCTCGCCCGCGCCCTGCTGACCCGCGCGCGCGTACTCCTCGTCGACGAGCCCACGCAGGGCATGTCCCCCACGGCGGCCGCCCGCACGTACGCCCTGCTGGCCGGTCTCGACGCCTGTGTGGTCGTAGCGGAACAACGCCTGCCACCGGCCCTGCGCGACGGCACAGCCGCGCACGCACCCGTCCTCGCCTACGAACTGCGCCGCGGCGCGGTCGTGTTCAGCGGAGAGGCGGCCGAGCGGACCCCGGATCGAGCGGCGCCCCGAACACGGCCCCGGCCCGGTCGCCGCCCTTCGCACTCCCCGAACCCTTCGGAATGA